From Hydra vulgaris chromosome 15, alternate assembly HydraT2T_AEP, one genomic window encodes:
- the LOC136092158 gene encoding uncharacterized protein LOC136092158, producing MYTSSCDYLFRKRRYSQAFCIISDDMIHDVNMVYKIIYVVSNDIKTNLPQIKNIEYFSDGCAGQYKNCKNISNLFFHLEDFGFSAKWNFFATSHGKQPCDGIGGTVKRLATLASLQRDMGNRILSPQAMYKYCNENIEGVHFIYISSEDLFLVRNTLKERLDTANTIPGTRSYHQFVPLGHQKVGTKLCSVDEEFALIHDFGNIQITTVNLVPGDFACVFYEQKWWIGVIEDINLKEKDVLVKFMCSNGPARLFKWPPIDSQCWIPNVHIICKVEIPITKTRLCYYLAKDDFKKIVFLRK from the exons ATGTACACTTCATCCTGTGATTATTTATTTCGAAAAAGAAGGTATTCTCAAGCATTTTGTATTATTTCGGATGATATGATCCATGATGTGAACAtggtatataaaattatttatgttgttagcaatgatataaaaacaaatctgcctcaaataaaaaatattgaatacttttcagatgggtgtgcaggtcaatataagaattgcaaaaatatttcaaatctttttttccatCTTGAAGATTTTGGATTTTCTgctaaatggaacttttttgcaactagTCATGGTAAGCAACCTTGTGATGGGATAGGTGGTACAGTCAAACGTTTAGCAACACTAGCAAGCTTGCAAAGAGATATGGGTAATCGTATTTTATCTCCACAAGcaatgtataaatattgcaatgaaaacattgaaggtGTACATTTCATATATATCTCATCAGAAGATTTATTTTTGGTGAGAAACACTCTTAAAGAACGATTGGATACTGCAAATACAATACCTGGAACACGTAGTTACCATCAATTTGTACCACTTGGCCAtcaaaag GTAGGCACAAAGCTATGCAGTGTTGATGAAGAATTTGCTTTAATTCATGACTTTGGAAACATCCAGATAACAACTGTAAACCTAGTACCAGGTGATTTTGCCTGTGTTTTCTATGAGCAAAAGTGGTGGATAGGAGTCATTGAAGATATTAATCTGAAAGAAAAAGACGtgcttgtaaaatttatgtgttCGAATGGTCCTGCACGGTTGTTTAAATGGCCACCAATAGATAGCCAATGCTGGATTCCAAATGTCCACATCATTTGCAAAGTTGAGATACCGATAACAAAAACAAGACTTTGCTACTATTTAGCCAAAGacgactttaaaaaaattgttttcctaAGGAAATAG